The Acidimicrobiales bacterium DNA segment CATCAGCACCCCGACCGGGCGGGCCAGGTCGCGCAGCTCGTCGTCGAGCCGCTCGTACTGGGAGCGGGCGTAGAAGCCGTAGGTGGTGACGCCGAAGATCGCCAGGCCGACGGTGAGCAGGGCCACCAGGGCGGCGACGAGGCGCAGCCGCAGGGTCACGGGCACGCCCTTGGAGCGTGCGCGGATCGGCCTCTCACCCGGCGGGGCGGAACACCCAGATGCGCAGCAGCACGAAGCGGGCCGCGGTGGCGCCGGCGTTGGCCGCCGTCACCGACACCAGCTGCACGCCCCGGTCGACGCTGCCGACCATCTCCAGCGCCACCAGCGTCCCCGTGGTGAGCGCCAGCGGCAGCAGGTTCACGGCCAGCGCCGCGGCGTGGTGGCGCACCAGGTCGGTCCGGCCCCGCAGGGCGAACGTCAGGCGGCGGTTGGCGGCCGTGTTGGCCAGCGAGCAGATCAGCATCGCCACCACGCCCGCCGGCACCGCCCCGATCGGACCGGCGAGGGCGTAGAACAGGAGGCTGAACAGGGCGGTGCTGAGCAGCCCGATCGACGCGAACCGCGCCAGCTGGCCGGTGAGGCTCGGCTGCAGCCGGCGGGGTCGCTCCCCCAGCGTGTCGGCCTGGGCCGAACCGGAGGCCAGCCGCTTGACCATCCGCCAGATGCCCCGCAGGTCGGACCGGGCGGTCCGCACCACGTCGACCCGCGAGTCGGCGTCGTCCACCCAGTCGACCGGCACCTCGTGGATGCGCAGGCCGTTGTGCTCCGCCAGCACCAGCAGCTCGGTGTCGAAGAACCACTCCTCGTCCTCGACCAGGGGCAGCAGCTCGCGGGCCACCTCGGTGCGGATGGCCTTGAAGCCGCACTGGGCGTCCGAGAACCCGCTGCGCAGGGTCAGCTTGAGCAGCAGGTTGTAGCCCCGGGAGATGACCTCGCGCTTGGGGCCGCGCACCACCCGGGCACCGTGCGCGAGACGACTCCCGATCGCCAGGTCGCTGTGACCCGACACC contains these protein-coding regions:
- a CDS encoding glycosyltransferase: MAAGDTLVARPPEAPPRPAQVDVVVPVHDEADTLAASIGRLHAFLTGRFPLSWQVTIVDNASTDGTWDIARRLADELPGIRVLHLDEKGRGRALRAAWLGSDCPVVAYMDVDLSTELEALLPLVAPLVSGHSDLAIGSRLAHGARVVRGPKREVISRGYNLLLKLTLRSGFSDAQCGFKAIRTEVARELLPLVEDEEWFFDTELLVLAEHNGLRIHEVPVDWVDDADSRVDVVRTARSDLRGIWRMVKRLASGSAQADTLGERPRRLQPSLTGQLARFASIGLLSTALFSLLFYALAGPIGAVPAGVVAMLICSLANTAANRRLTFALRGRTDLVRHHAAALAVNLLPLALTTGTLVALEMVGSVDRGVQLVSVTAANAGATAARFVLLRIWVFRPAG